GCCTGAGCGCCCTTGTGGTACTCGTTGGGACCGTAAACGTTGAAGAACTTCAGCCCCGCCCACTGCGGCGGCGCCTCTCCGGCTTCGGCCCGGCGCACCGCCCAGCGGTCGAAGGCCTGCTTCGACCAGCCGTAGCCGTTCAGCGGCCTGAGCCGAGCCAGATGGTCCGGGCTGCCGTCGTCGTCGAAGCCCTGCCGCCCATCGCCGTAGGTCGCCGCCGAAGAGGCGTAGATGAAGGGTGCGTGTACCTCCCGGCACCAGCGCCACAACCGTTGCGACAAGGTGAAGTTGGTCTGCGCCAACAGATCGCCGTCGGTTTCCGTCGTGGAGGAGACCGCGCCCATATGAAAGACGGCATCGGGCGAGAACTCGCCAAGCTCCAGGGCGCTCAGCAGCTCTTCCGGCGGCAGGATGGCCTCGATCTCCGCCTTGGCGAGATTGCGCCACTTCTCCTCATGGCCCAGCCAATCGGCCACGACCACGCGCTCGCCACGCGCCGCCAGGGCCGACACCAAGTTCGAACCGATGAAACCGGCGCCGCCGGTGACCAGAATCATGAAGCGCCTTGTAGCGCCTTGCGCCCTTGATCGCCAGGGGCCTGAGGCGCACCTTCATGACAGCCACCGGTTCAGCAATCCGAAGGAAGGCAGAGGCCCCATGCAGACGCAAAACAAAGTGATCGACGACCTGGCGCGCCTGGCCAGCAGTGCGC
The window above is part of the Algihabitans albus genome. Proteins encoded here:
- the rfaD gene encoding ADP-glyceromanno-heptose 6-epimerase, which codes for MILVTGGAGFIGSNLVSALAARGERVVVADWLGHEEKWRNLAKAEIEAILPPEELLSALELGEFSPDAVFHMGAVSSTTETDGDLLAQTNFTLSQRLWRWCREVHAPFIYASSAATYGDGRQGFDDDGSPDHLARLRPLNGYGWSKQAFDRWAVRRAEAGEAPPQWAGLKFFNVYGPNEYHKGAQASVAWHLFRQIRESGGARLFQSHHPDYADGGQQRDFVWVGDCVAVMLWLYDNGRASGLFNVGSGRARSFLDLARGVFAAMDRPERIDYVPTPEAIRDSYQYFTEARLERLRQAGYDKPFTTLEAGIASYLRDHLLTDDPYR